TCGCCCACGTCTCGCTGGCCGACCCATTCTGCGCGGAGCTCTCGCGGCTCGCCGCCGAGGGCGCCCGCGCCGCCGGCGCGGTGGTCCACGAAGGGGGCGTCTACGTCTGCATGGAAGGGCCGCAGTTCTCGACGCGGGCCGAGTCGCTGATGTATCGCGCGCTCGGCGGGCGCGTGATCGGCATGACGAACATGCAGGAGGCGCGCCTCTGCCGCGAGGCGGAGCTCTGCTACGCGACGCTGGCCTTGGTCACGGACTTCGACTGCTGGAAGACCGACGAGGCGCCGGTCTCGGTGGATGTCGTCGTGGAGCGGCTCAAGGTCAACGCCGCGCACGCGAAGGCGGCGATCGCCTACGTCGCGCCGCGCCTGCCGGCGTCGCGGAACTGCGGCTGCGCGCGGGCGCTCGAGACCGCCGTGATCACCTCCCGCCGCGCGATCCCGGCCGAGGCGATCGCCAAGCTCGGGCCGATCGCCTCGCGCGTCCTCGGCGATGGCGAGTAAGGGCGGGCGCGGGGCGGCCCGCCGGCGGGCCTTGGCGCTGACCGCGGCGGGGCTGCTGGTTCTGGCGCTGCTCTTCTTCGTCCTCGACCAGCCGATCGCGTCGTGGATCTCCTCGACGCGCACGCCGTGGCTGACGTCGT
The DNA window shown above is from bacterium and carries:
- a CDS encoding MTAP family purine nucleoside phosphorylase, which gives rise to AMKSLGVEFVLSASAVGSLDGTVEPLHVVVPDQFIDRTRHRADTFFENGVVAHVSLADPFCAELSRLAAEGARAAGAVVHEGGVYVCMEGPQFSTRAESLMYRALGGRVIGMTNMQEARLCREAELCYATLALVTDFDCWKTDEAPVSVDVVVERLKVNAAHAKAAIAYVAPRLPASRNCGCARALETAVITSRRAIPAEAIAKLGPIASRVLGDGE